The window CCGTACATGCACGACGGCAGTCAAGCGACGCTGGAAGAAGTCATCGAGTGGTACAACAAAGGTGGACACCCCAACCCCTACCTCAGCAACAAGATGAAGCCACTGAACTTGACCGAACAAGAGAAAGCGGACTTGGTCGAGTTCATGCGTCAGGGATTGCAAAGCGATTTCCCCGTCATCGAAGCCGGCCGTTTACCAGCCGAAGGCTGATCCGCAAGCATTCAACCTGTGGCTCGGTGGTCTCCACCGAGAACGAGGTCGTGCAGTTGTGAAATGCTGTGCCAGTAACCCCTTGAGAACCCCACCCGCGCAGCGGGAGGAGTCGGAAAGAGAGCGTTCAGCGAGATTTCCGGGGGAGGGCAACGTGCGCCGTTTCTCATGCTCGGCCCCCTCCCTGACGTACGCCTGAACGGCGTCGTTCGACCTCCCCCGAAACTTCGTTTTGGGAGAGGTACGCCGCGTGCAAATCCGCCGAAAAGCGGCACTTAAAAACTGCACAACCAAGAATCATGGCGGGGACCGCCGTGCTACAGCACTTCACGCTTCGCTTTGTTGCAAAGCATCGGTGCGGTTGCCAGGTGAGAACCTGGCCTACTTCTACTTCACAGCGAAAACCATCGAGCCTACATGATGTCTTCGGCGGGTTTGTTTCGCCGACGTGCGACGCCGGTGTCCACCGCAGCTTTCGCAACCGCCTGAGCGACCACTTTCGCGACACGCCGGTCAAACACGCTGGGGATCACATAGTCATCCAGCAGATCCGACTCAGGGATCGTTGCCGCGATCGCTTCCGCGGCAGCCAATTTCATCTCGTTGTTGATCGTTGTTGCTCGAACGTCTAAGACCCCACGGAACAAACCAGGGAAGCACAGCACATTGTTGATCTGGTTGGGGAAGTCGCTCCGTCCGGTCGCCATGATGCGGACGTGAGGGGCCGCGTTGGCGGGCAAAATTTCTGGATCAGGATTGGCCAAAGCAAACACGATCGGATCAGCCGCCATCGCAGCGACGTCTTCCGTCTGCAGAACGTTGGGTGCCGACACACCGATGAACACATCGGCTCCTTGAATCACTTCAGAGAGCTTGCCCGACGCACCACGCGGGTTGGTGTTGTCTGCAATCCACTGCTTGGATGCATCCGGCTGGCTGGGTTCGCCCGCGTGAATGGCTCCATCACGATCGCAAACCACGATGTCTTTCGCACCGGAGATCAACAGCAACTTGACGATCGCGGTTCCAGCCGCACCGGCGCCGTTGACGACGATGCGAATGTTTGGAAGTGCTTTGCCAACGCGAAGCAAACTGTTCTTCAATCCCGCCAACACCACGATCGCGGTGCCGTGTTGATCGTCGTGAAAGACCGGGATTTCGAGTTCTTTGTCCAGCCGTTCTTCGATCTCGATGCAACGTGGTGCCGAGATGTCTTCCAAGTTGACTCCGCCAAACGTCGGTGCCAGCTGACGGACGGTTTCGATGATCGCTTCGGTGTCTTGAGTGTCCAAGCAAATAGGGAACGCGTCGACGCCCGCGAATTCTTTGAACAGCATCGCTTTGCCTTCCATCACCGGCATGGCGGCGCGAGGCCCGATGTTTCCCAACCCCAAAACGGCGGAACCGTCACTGACCACTGCAACGGTGTTTTGCCGAATGGTCAAAGCGAACGACGAATCGGGATCTTCCGCGATCGCATTGCATACACGAGCAACGCCGGGCGTGTAGGCCATCGACAAATCGTCACGAGTTTTGATCGGCATCTTTGGCAAGACTTCAATTTTGCCGCCCAGGTGCATCAGGAAGACACGGTCGGAGGTGTGCACCACCTCGACCTCTTCCACCGTGCGAAGATGTTCCACAATCCGTTTGCCGTGGTCGACATCGCGAGCGTTGACCGTGAAGTCACGCGAAATTTTGCCGCCGCGAATGTTGACGATGTCGACTGCGCCGATCGCCCCATCCGCTTCGCCAATCGCGGTGGTGATCTTGCCCATCGCGCCGGGCGAATCGGAATAACGCAAACGGATCGTGATGGCGTACGACGGACTGTGCTGGTTCATCTTGGCGAGTCACCCTTCAAGGCTGGGGTGTCGGCGGTCGGGTCAACGAGCGGACCTTGTACCACGTCGCCGCAATCACGTCATTGCCAGAGGATTTCTGCCGCGTCTTTCCGCCGAGCTCAAGTTTCGTAGCTGATCTTGCCGTGGCGTTGCGAGCGGCTGATTTTATCCATGCTATAGAGCCCCGCGAGAACGAACTCGACGCACGATGCTCGCATCGCTTCGTTTTCGCTCGCATTGACCTCAAACGCACGGTCCCATGCTGGAGGAACATGCTGCAACCGCTCCGCGTATTCGCTGCTCGGCAGCATCGTTCCGACTTCCACGCGAACGCCGCCGCGGAAGATCTCCGCGATTTCCGCCAGCCCGTGTTCTTCGATGTATTCGCCGAACACAGTTTGAATGGCTTCCGCGATCACCGAATCAATCACTTGCTTCTCGGTCATTTGGTGCGTGCCCATCAGATCCAATTCCAGCTTGCCGAGGCTGCTGGCATACAGATGCCCGAGGTCGCTGATTCGAGGAACGGCGGGACTTTCGCCGTGCACGATACCGCGTTGGCGAGCCGAGGCGACGATCGTCCGGAAATTCGCCAACGAGAAACGTGCTGACACCCCCGACGCCTGATCGATGTATTTGCTCTGGCGAGCTTGATGAGTGATTTCCTCAATGATTTGGTACATGAACAGAGGCACATGCACCGGGTAAGGACCACCCAAATCGTCGCCAACCTCTTGCTGCAGGATTTCGATTCCCTGCGTCCGTTCGGACGGATAGTGAGTTTGCACGATCGTCCCGATTCGGTCCTTCAGCTGAGGAATGACTTTGCCGGATCGGTTGTAGGTCGACGGGTTGGCCGAGAACAAAATCATCACGTCCAGTTCGAATCGAATGGGATAGCCACGAATTTGGACGTCGCGTTCTTCCAGGATGTTGAACAAACCGACTTGGACCAAATCATCCAGCTCGGGCAATTCGTTCATCGCGAAAATGCCGCGGTGCATCCGCGGGATCAAACCAAACGAGAGTGCTTCCTCGGCACTCATGCTGACTCCGCCCGTCAATTTTGCCGGATCGATTTCGCCAATAATGTCCGCGAATTTGGTCCCGGGGGACAACCGTTCCGCATACCGTTCGCTGCGATGCCACCACCCGATTTGGATGTCTTCCGGGGAATGCTCGGCGACCAAACGCTTACCCAAGGATGAAATCGGGTTCAGCGGGTCCTCGTGAACGGGAAGATCCGGGTGATCGATGAAAGGAATCCACGGATCGAGAAATTGAACCAACTGCCGCATGATTCGGCTTTTGGCTTGGCCTTTTTCGCCCATGAACAACATGTCGTGACCGGCCAACAACGCCAGACTGATTTCTGGGATGACCGTGTCTTCGTATCCCACAATGCCCGGAAACAACTCTTCACGGTTGGCCAGCATCCGCGAAAAGTTGTCGCGGATTTCTTGCTTGACCGATTTGGATTTCCATCCGCTCTCGATCAATTGCTGCAAATTGCGGGCTTCGGGGGCATCCATCGTCGTTTTCGCGGGACTTGGCACAGGGCTGGTCACGTGTGGGCTCTGGGAAAAGAGGCGTCGGTGCAGGGAAGCATCTCGCTGCGATGCATCCTATCTGATTCAATCGTATGCAACCGGGGAGGCCCTTGGTTCGGACAACTCCGCCGAATCGGAGACTCTTTCCGAATTGGTGCAATCCAACCTGGAAGCGAACCCGGTGTTGCAAAAGGCCACGGAAAGCGGGAGTTTTGGGTCCAGGACGCGTTGACGAAACCCTCACCGGGTGCTTATCTTTCGCGGTTTGAAATTCGTCCACTCCACCCATTCTAAGATCGCCCGTTCGCGGGCTTGTCTGCCATGGCCGTCCCAAAACGCAAGCACTCCAATAGCCGTACCGGCAAACGCCGCGCCCACGATCACTTGAAAAAGCGTCAAGTGACCTACTGCCCGCAGTGCAGCACCGCCGTGCCAACGCACGTCGTATGCCCGAAATGCGGTTATTACCAAGGTCGCACCGTCGTTGAATCGACTGACCAGTAGTTCCAACCGCCACAGCATTCTGAACTGAGAACGACCTGCCGTGAGTCTCGACGCAGCGAAACCAGCGATCCTGTTTCCCGGCCAAGGTGCTCAGACGCCCGGCATGGGAACATGGTTGTGCGCGGAATACCCCATCGCCAACGAACTGTTTGACGAAGCCGCCGATGTCCTGGGATACGACCTGAAATCCCTTTGCGCAGATGGCCCCGCTGAAAAACTGAACGAAACCGTTCACAGTCAACCAGCTTTGTTCGTCGTCGGAGTCGCGGCCGCTCGGGTTCACGATGATCTGAATCCGGAACTTGCGAAAAAGATCGTGGCCGCCGCGGGTCTCAGTTTGGGTGAATACACCGCCGTTTGCTACGCCGGCGGAGTTTCCTTTGCCGATGGTTTGAAACTGGTTCAAAAGCGAGGCGAAGCCATGCAGGCTTGTGCCGACGCAACGGACTCGGGCATGGCAAGCGTGCTGGGGCTGGACCTCGAGAAACTGACATCGGTTTGCGAAGAGTGCCGCAGCGGGGACGAAATCCTGCAACCGGCCAACCTTCTGTGCCCAGGCAACATCGCCGTGTCAGGACATCGGTCAGCTCTGGAACGACTCGAACCCGCAGCTTCCGCTGCCGGTGCGATGAAGGTCGTGCCACTCAGTGTCGCCGGTGCTTTTCACACTCCCATCATGGATGGCGCAGTGGAACAACTCACACGGGCTCTAGAAGAGGTCGAGTTGTCGGACACGCGAATTCCGGTGTACAGCAACGTCGACGCGAAACCACACACCTCCGCTGATGAAATTCGCCAGTTGCTGGCACGCCAAGTCGTCAATCCAGTCCGCTGGGACGACTCCATCAACGCGATGCTCGGTGACGGAGTGGATGGTTTCTTGGAAGCAGGAACCGGTCGCGTGTTGCGAGGAACGATCAAACGGATCGCTCGCAAAACACCCACCGACGGTTTCGGCGACCAGCCCTGACCTGGTGAAATCAGATCAGATGACCCTCCAAGGGCATCGTACAATCGCTTACGAACGCCACCGACGCTGGCAACGACGCTAGCGTTTCGCCACCATTCTTTCCCCAACCTCCCAACCCCACAGACCTGCCCCCATGGATCTCTCTCTGTCGGTTGATTTGAAAGATCAAGTCGCCATCGTCACCGGTGCCAGCCAAGGCCTCGGACGCGCTGTCGCCGTCGCACTGGGACAAAACGGAGCCCATGTGGTCTGCGTCGCTCGCAATGCAGAGAAGCTGGCCGCCACCGTCGCCGAAATCGAAGCGGCCGGCGGAAAAGGCGAAGCACTGCCATGCGACGTCACCGATCGCAAAGCGGCCGCGGAAGCCATCGAGGGAACTCACAAAAAGCACGGTCGTCTGGATATCCTGGTCAACAACGCCGGGATCACTCGCGACAAACTGATGCGTGGCATGTCCGACGAAGAATGGGATTCCGTCATCGCCACCAACCTGACAAGTTGCTTCGTGTGCTGCCGATCGGCCGCCGGAGTGATGCGGCGGAGCAAGTACGGCCGAATCATCAACATGGCCAGTATCTCGGGCCTGATCGGCAACCCCGGTCAAGCCAACTACTCGGCCAGCAAAGCGGGCATGATTGGAATGACGCGAACGATGAGCAAAGAGCTCGTCTCACGAGGCGTGACCGTCAACGCGGTTGCCCCCGGTTTCATCGCGAGCGAAATGACGGCGGAACTTGGCGAAGTCGTTTTGGAAGAAGTCAAGAAACGAATCCCTGCCAAGCGAGTTGGACAACCCGAGGACGTCGCCGCGGCGGTATTGTTCTTGGCCAGTCGCGATGCCAGCTACATTTCAGGGCAAACCATCGTCGTTGACGGTGGAATGGTCGGCTAACGGCATATTGACGCGTTTTAGCTGCGTCCCCTATGTTCTGCCACGAGCGGCTATGGAGTGCCGCCTCGGTTGTGCCCTGCCCCACAGATCTGCACTTTCCCTTTTCGAATTAACTGACATTTAATCGGAGTTACGCCCATGGCGTCTATCGAAGAACGCGTGGTCGACATTGTTTCTGAACAGCTCGGCGTTGATAAAGACAAAATCACCCGCGAAACATCGTTCGTCAACGACCTCGGTGCCGACTCGCTCGACACTGTTGAATTGGTGATGGAGCTCGAAGAAGAGTTCGACATCAGCATTCCAGATGACTCCGCCGAAAAGATCCAAAAGGTCGGCGAAGCAATCGATTTCATCGAAAAGGAAAAAGGCGAAGACGCCTAGTTTTCGGTGAACCTGTTTGTTGGACAAATTCACTTCGTCCAATAGCAGCGTGAACATGACGGAACGCCTCGCGGGATCTTTCTTGCAAGATCCGTGAGGGGCTCCCAACCGATGGCGGCGAAGCCGGACGCGGTTTTGCCCATTGTGAAAATCCAGCTGTGTGTGCTCCAGCCATTCGTGCTTGTGCCCATGCGTTTGTACCGATCGCCGGATCCTTGTCTGCCCTCACTCAAACGAGCGGCTTGACACGACGTCAAACCATGCGTCACCCGGCAATGTTTCGCCAATCGCAATCATCCGCAACGCAGACTGCATCGCCGCCATTTCACACTGTCAATTCGTTATATTGACAAGGTGCTGGCGGCGTTTTTTGTTATGTTGCCTCTCGCGTGTGCCGCGGTCCCTTCTCTCAACACTCAACCACGTTAATTCGTCACCACGCTCATGACGGACGCTTCTTCAACGCCTTCTTACGATCCTTCCATGTCACGACGTGTCGTGATCACCGGCTTGGGTACCGTCACACCTTTGGGCTGCGACGTCGAAACTCTTTGGTCAGCCTTGTTGGCCGGAAAGTCCGGGATCCATGAGTTGTCCATCATGGACACGTCGAAATACAAGGTTCACTTTGGCGGCGACATTCCTGACTTCAATGTTGCGGATCATGTCGAACCCAAAGAAGCCAAACGTCTGGATCGTTTCACTCAGTTCGCCGTTCACGCTGGTGCACAAGCGGTCCAGGATTCCGGCATCGACTGGGAAAAAACCGACCGAACACGCTGTGGTGTGATATTGGGTTCGGGCATTGGTGGCCTCAACGAAATCGAAGAACAAATCGAGCGAATGCTCAACAAGGGCCCCGACCGAGTCAGCCCGTTCACCGTCCCAAAGATGATGGTCAACGCCGCCGGGGGAAACATCTCCATCCGCTATGGACTCAAAGGCCCCAACTACGCGGTCGCAACCGCATGTGCCAGTGCAACCAACGCCATGGGAGACGCTCTACGCAGTATCCGTGGTGGCGAAACCGATGTTGTGATCACCGGCGGAACCGAAGCCGCGATCACTCGCATGGGCTTGGCTGCTTTCCAAAACATGAAAGCCCTTTCGACCCGCAATGACGAACCTCAACGGGCCAGCCGTCCGTTTGATTCTGACCGCGATGGTTTTGTCTTGGCCGAAGGCGCAGGGCTGCTCGTCTTCGAAGAACTCGAGCACGCGAAAGCTCGCGGTGCAAAGATCTACGCGGAAGTCCTCGGCTATGGAACAACCAGCGACGCGGGCCATATCACCGCTCCTGATCCAGAAGGATTGGGTGCCGCCGCTGCCATGCGAGCCGCGATTCAGGACAGTGGCCGCGCGGCCTCTGAAATTGATTATATTAACGCTCACGGGACGAGCACACCTTTGGGTGACAAAGCAGAAACTCGCGCGATCCACACCGTTTTAGGTGACCATGCCCAAAACGTTGCGATCAGCAGTACCAAAAGCGCTCTGGGACACTCCTTGGGTGCTAGCGGCGGGATTGAAGCGGTGATTCTTTGCCAAACGATCCAAAACAATGTGATTGCCCCGACAATTAATCTCGACACACCAGATCCAAGTTGCGATCTCGACTATGTTCCCAACCAACCCCGGGAACAAAAAGTTGACCTGGCAATGAGCAATAGCTTCGGATTTGGCGGTCACAACGCATGCGTTCTCTTTGGACGGTTCTCTCATGACGGCTCTTGATAATCCGAACTCCGATTTGTTCGACCCCAATGCATCGCCTCAAGAAGACGCTGGTCCTGAACCAGTCGTTTACTTGGTCGATGACCAACAAGCCGAACTGGACCTGCTACAACGCTGGTGCTCCCAAGAAGGCTTGAAGACAGAAACGTTCAATCAGGCAGAAGACCTTCTCAAGCTTTTGCACGCCGACTCACACGGTTGTGTCGTCGCTGACTTGCGAATGCCACGCCTGAGCGGCTTGGAACTGCAAGCCGAAATGTCGCGGCGTGAGTTGACCATCCCGGTCATCTTGGTCACCGGCCATGGTGATGCCGAAAACTGCCGAGCTGCATTCCAGCAAGGCGTGTTTGACTTCATCGAAAAAGGTTTCCGCCACGAGGAAATCCTGCATGCAATCAACAGTGCAATCCGCAAACACCGTCGTGATCGCTTTCGTCACCAAGTCCGCAAAGAAGCCTTGGACTTGCTGCGAAAGATTTCGCCTCGCGAAACCGAAGTCATGTTGCTTCTCGCTGGTGGCTCACCCCTGAAGGGCATCGCTCAGGAACTCAGCATCAGCGTTCAGACCGCATCGAAGCACCGCGGCAGCATCTTCACCAAGCTCAACATCGACAACGAAGTCGACTTGTACAAAATGCTGCTGGCTGCCGAAGTCAACCTGGACGTCGGTCCCGCCGCGTTGATTCCACCGGCTCCTTGATCAAAGCGTTACCAAATCCGCGCGGCGAGAATCTTGATCCCGTGCGGAAGACGCTTTCATTTCGTTGAAGACAAACTCATTCTCGCCGGCTCACTCAGCCGGCGTTTTTGCTTCACCAACCGCTGGCAAGATCCGCATTGTTCCGCGGACTCCCGGTCTCGCGAGTTGATCGGGATTGCGAAGAGTGGCCCACATCCGGACCTGCGAATTGACCGGATGAACTTCGAGTGACACAAACGTCACCTCGCCGCTCAGCACGATGCTTTGGTCTTCGCCGCCAATCGACTGCGTCCATTCAAATTCGACAGGCCGGCCTTTCAGTTCACCTCCGTGAACACGCCCATCAACGAATCCGCTCACTCGGATCGGGTCCAAAGAAACAACACGCAGCAACGGTGCGCCGGCTTCAACCCACTCGCCCACCGAGACCATCGTTTCGGCCACGTTGCCCACGACAGGCGAATCGACACGGTGCTCGGACAACCTGAGTTTGGCCATCTCCACCAATGAGAGCTTCTCGTCCGCTTGAGCCTCGGCGACTTCCAACTCCTTGCGAGCTTGTTCGATCGACAATCCGGCTTGGTCAATCACCAATTGCAAGCGATCAATTTCCGTCGCGGTCACGCTGTTCTGATAGCGTTTATTCGCATCGATGCTTTGCTCCAACTCCCTCATCCGAACTTCGCGTGTCCGTTCGGCATATCGCTGATCAACATCGCTGGTCGATCGCAATTC of the Rhodopirellula baltica SH 1 genome contains:
- a CDS encoding malic enzyme-like NAD(P)-binding protein translates to MNQHSPSYAITIRLRYSDSPGAMGKITTAIGEADGAIGAVDIVNIRGGKISRDFTVNARDVDHGKRIVEHLRTVEEVEVVHTSDRVFLMHLGGKIEVLPKMPIKTRDDLSMAYTPGVARVCNAIAEDPDSSFALTIRQNTVAVVSDGSAVLGLGNIGPRAAMPVMEGKAMLFKEFAGVDAFPICLDTQDTEAIIETVRQLAPTFGGVNLEDISAPRCIEIEERLDKELEIPVFHDDQHGTAIVVLAGLKNSLLRVGKALPNIRIVVNGAGAAGTAIVKLLLISGAKDIVVCDRDGAIHAGEPSQPDASKQWIADNTNPRGASGKLSEVIQGADVFIGVSAPNVLQTEDVAAMAADPIVFALANPDPEILPANAAPHVRIMATGRSDFPNQINNVLCFPGLFRGVLDVRATTINNEMKLAAAEAIAATIPESDLLDDYVIPSVFDRRVAKVVAQAVAKAAVDTGVARRRNKPAEDIM
- the rpmF gene encoding 50S ribosomal protein L32: MAVPKRKHSNSRTGKRRAHDHLKKRQVTYCPQCSTAVPTHVVCPKCGYYQGRTVVESTDQ
- the fabD gene encoding ACP S-malonyltransferase; this encodes MSLDAAKPAILFPGQGAQTPGMGTWLCAEYPIANELFDEAADVLGYDLKSLCADGPAEKLNETVHSQPALFVVGVAAARVHDDLNPELAKKIVAAAGLSLGEYTAVCYAGGVSFADGLKLVQKRGEAMQACADATDSGMASVLGLDLEKLTSVCEECRSGDEILQPANLLCPGNIAVSGHRSALERLEPAASAAGAMKVVPLSVAGAFHTPIMDGAVEQLTRALEEVELSDTRIPVYSNVDAKPHTSADEIRQLLARQVVNPVRWDDSINAMLGDGVDGFLEAGTGRVLRGTIKRIARKTPTDGFGDQP
- the fabG gene encoding 3-oxoacyl-[acyl-carrier-protein] reductase; translated protein: MDLSLSVDLKDQVAIVTGASQGLGRAVAVALGQNGAHVVCVARNAEKLAATVAEIEAAGGKGEALPCDVTDRKAAAEAIEGTHKKHGRLDILVNNAGITRDKLMRGMSDEEWDSVIATNLTSCFVCCRSAAGVMRRSKYGRIINMASISGLIGNPGQANYSASKAGMIGMTRTMSKELVSRGVTVNAVAPGFIASEMTAELGEVVLEEVKKRIPAKRVGQPEDVAAAVLFLASRDASYISGQTIVVDGGMVG
- a CDS encoding acyl carrier protein, with translation MASIEERVVDIVSEQLGVDKDKITRETSFVNDLGADSLDTVELVMELEEEFDISIPDDSAEKIQKVGEAIDFIEKEKGEDA
- the fabF gene encoding beta-ketoacyl-ACP synthase II, with protein sequence MTDASSTPSYDPSMSRRVVITGLGTVTPLGCDVETLWSALLAGKSGIHELSIMDTSKYKVHFGGDIPDFNVADHVEPKEAKRLDRFTQFAVHAGAQAVQDSGIDWEKTDRTRCGVILGSGIGGLNEIEEQIERMLNKGPDRVSPFTVPKMMVNAAGGNISIRYGLKGPNYAVATACASATNAMGDALRSIRGGETDVVITGGTEAAITRMGLAAFQNMKALSTRNDEPQRASRPFDSDRDGFVLAEGAGLLVFEELEHAKARGAKIYAEVLGYGTTSDAGHITAPDPEGLGAAAAMRAAIQDSGRAASEIDYINAHGTSTPLGDKAETRAIHTVLGDHAQNVAISSTKSALGHSLGASGGIEAVILCQTIQNNVIAPTINLDTPDPSCDLDYVPNQPREQKVDLAMSNSFGFGGHNACVLFGRFSHDGS
- a CDS encoding response regulator transcription factor → MTALDNPNSDLFDPNASPQEDAGPEPVVYLVDDQQAELDLLQRWCSQEGLKTETFNQAEDLLKLLHADSHGCVVADLRMPRLSGLELQAEMSRRELTIPVILVTGHGDAENCRAAFQQGVFDFIEKGFRHEEILHAINSAIRKHRRDRFRHQVRKEALDLLRKISPRETEVMLLLAGGSPLKGIAQELSISVQTASKHRGSIFTKLNIDNEVDLYKMLLAAEVNLDVGPAALIPPAP
- a CDS encoding efflux RND transporter periplasmic adaptor subunit is translated as MLASGTELKIANLFSRRSDAFSIRRMPANQALAAAAFVTMTFGGASMLLADDAKSKPIVIEGAQTTLVTDLTLAAPIAGRVMSVTATEGQQVSKSDVLVQLDDRRAKAELAAAESAAKAAELRSTSDVDQRYAERTREVRMRELEQSIDANKRYQNSVTATEIDRLQLVIDQAGLSIEQARKELEVAEAQADEKLSLVEMAKLRLSEHRVDSPVVGNVAETMVSVGEWVEAGAPLLRVVSLDPIRVSGFVDGRVHGGELKGRPVEFEWTQSIGGEDQSIVLSGEVTFVSLEVHPVNSQVRMWATLRNPDQLARPGVRGTMRILPAVGEAKTPAE